Genomic window (Candidatus Saccharibacteria bacterium oral taxon 488):
GAAATTGCGCGGGTGCCGCGGAAAAAACGAGCACATAAAATTAATGCAGCGCTTAAAGCGGTGGACTTGTATGACAAGCGCAAGAATCGCGCCAAAGACTTGTCGGGCGGGCAGAAGCAGCGTTTGGCAATCGCCCGGGCAATTGTCGGTGATCCGCAAATCATCTTTGCTGACGAGCCGACTGGTAACTTGGACAGTGAAACGGGCGCCAAAGTAGAAGAATTGTTGTTTGATTATAATAAGCAAAAGGGTGTGACGTTGATCGTGGTGACACACGACGCTGATTTGGCGAAAAAATGCGATCATCAAATTATCATCAAAGACGGGCGTATCGAAAAATCAACCGTACCGGGAGGGATGAAACATGGACGTTAGTGCTTATGCCGAAAGCTTGGCGATTCAGTTGCGTAAAGGATTTTTGGTCTACTGCGTGCTGCTGGTCTGCGCCAAACAACCGCAATATACCGGCGATATTGTGAAGCAATTGAGCGAGTCGGAGCTGATGGTGGTTGAGGGGACAATTTACCCGCTGCTCAGCCGCTTGCAAAAATACGGCTATTTGCAGCACGAATGGCAGGAAAGCGAGCAAGGTCCGCCGCGCAAATATTATTCGCTGACTGACAATGGCAAGCAATTGGTGGACGAATTGAAAGATCGGATAAAACTGTTAAATAATTCGCTGAAAAATCTCGAGAAAGGAGCAAAGCGATGAAAGAAATAACCAGAATCCATTTGGCAAAAACGCCGTTTAGTATGGAAGTTGATGCTAAAAAATCATTGGAAAAATACCTGAATTTAATCCAGAAAAATATGCATGCGGAGCCAGAGGCTATGCGCGAAATTGAGGCGCGAATGGTGGAGCTTTTGGCGGAGCGCGGCGTGTCGAAGGATGGCGTGATCAGTCACGACGACGTCCTGGCGGTGCAGAAACAAATGGGCGAACCGCGTGATTTTTCGGACGATGACGAGACGGTGGAGACCGATGACGAGCCCGAGCGTTCAGAGCGTTCAGAGCGTTCGGAGCGACGGCTGATGCGTGATACGGAGCGTGCGCTGATTGGTGGCGTATGTGCGGGCATTGCTGCCTATTGGGGAACCAATCCTTTGTGGGTACGATTATTGTTCATTTTCTCGCCATTTATTACCTTTGGTGCAGCGGTACTGATTTATATTGTGATGTGGCTGTCAGTTCCAGAGGCGCGGACTGCTTCTGATAAGCTCCAGATGCGCGGCAAGGCGGTAACGTTTGATTCGCTGAAGCGTCAGGCCAGTCGGAATGAGCCATCCGTAGGGCGGAATAGTAACACGGGTCATACGGCAGCAAAAGTATTTCGATTTATTCTTGGTGTTGGTATTCTCATGGTAACGCTGGGATTATTTATTGCACTCATCGTGGGGGCGGTCAGTGGCATCGCGGTGATTGGTTTGCTGGATGGGCTTTATGCGCAGTCGTGGGCGTGGGGTCTATGGGTGTCCTTATTTATTGGCGGTGTAGCGGCGGTATGGCTGGGCGCGATATTGAGCCACAGCGCTTTCACGTGGACGTTAAAGCGGCTATCGGTGATTATGACGGTGGTGGCGCTAGTTGTGGGAGCACTATCAGTTTCGGGAATGACGCTGTTTGGTGTAGGTATGGCGAATGAGCTAGCACGTGACGAGGAGCGCTTGACAAAAGTCGTGCCGGTTGAATTGCCAAGTGATATGAAGGGCGTGAAGTATGTCCACGTCGAGGGCGAGGATGTGTCGTTGCATTTTGGGGATACGACCCGAGGTGATATCAAGGTTGAACTGCGCTATATAGACCTCAAGGGCAAGCGTCAGCAGCCAAAAGTGTCGGCGGTGCGTGATGGTGATAAGCTCGTGCTCAGAGTTGAAAACCAGCGTAATCGCTGTCGCACGACGTGGTTTGGCCTCTCGCCAGAGCTTGATGTCAACTGCTTCGGGTTTGTGCGGCTGCATGTGTCCGGGCCGCTGTCGCCATCGCCCGCACCACAATCAAGTGACGCATAGTGAGCGTGAAGGTTGGCGAATGCTTACTGAGCTGCTACACTGAAGGGATGATAAGGAGTTATTAAGCAAGTGGCGTGGTGGCAGGCGATCATCCTCGGCATCATTGAAGGCGTGACGGAGTTTCTGCCGGTTTCTTCGACGGGACATTTGACGATTGTCGAGAAGTTGATGGGGATGAGAATTGATGATCCGAGTCTGACGGCGTTCACGGCAGTAATTCAGATCGGCGCGATCTTGGCAGCGATCATCTATTTTTGGGGCGATATCTGGCGGGTGCTAAGCGCGTGGTGGCGCGGGCTGTGGTGGAAGCGGGCGCGGCGACAGTTTGATTATGTGTATGGCTGGGCGATTATCATCGGTTCGGTGCCGATCGCAGTGATTGGACTACTGTTTAAGGATCAGGTCGAGACGGTGCTGCGTAGCTTGTGGTTTGTGGCGGTAGCGTTGATTGGCTGGAGTTTGGTGATGTGGTGGGCTGATAAGCGTTCAGAAAAAACCAATCATCGCAGTGAGCAACAAACAACGTGGCGAGATACGCTGGCGATTGGTGTGGGGCAGTGTCTGGCCTTGATACCGGGTATCAGTCGGTCGGGAGCAACGATCTCGGTGGGGCTGCTGCGGGGATTTGACCGAGTGACGGTGACGAAGTTGAGCTTTTTCCTCGGTATTCCGGCGCTGGTGGCGGCTGGGCTGCTGGAGATGCTGACCGCCTCAAAGCACATTGCCGGCGGTGTCGGCTGGACAGCGACGGGACTTGCGACCATCGTGTCGTTTGTAGTCGGCTACATTGCGATATCATGGCTGCTCAAATTTGTGGCGCGGAATGACTTCTCGCTATTTATTTGGTATCGAGTCGGGCTGGGCGGTCTGATCATTGTTTTGCTGATGAGCGGCGCGATCAGTGCGGTTTAGTTCGTCGTTAAAAGCGTATGGTCACTGGGGCGAGTGTAGCGATTTTAGGCAAATCTGGTTCGGGTAAGCCGACGCTGACGCACACCATCTCGGGACTGGGGATAAGCCTGAGCAAGGCGAAGTGTTGGTTGATGGCGAGGGAATGACTGGCCCGTACTACTTAATTGTGGCTGACCTGTCGTAATTACCCACGATTTTTGATAAAAATTATGGCTTTTAGAATGTGCTCATGCTATAATCACGGTAAATAGGCGTATAGCAAGATCAAATAGGGGATATAATACAATATGAACGAGCGCTCAGATAAGACATATGCGAGTCGTAAACTGGTAATATGTTTATTTATCGTCACGATACTAATCATTCTACTGCTGTGGTGGTGGCCGTGGGGCGGCGGCAATCGCTTTTACAAGGGGGTTCGTCCAGATCAGATTAGCCTACGCCAAAGCAATGGCAAGGTGCAGTGGCAGTTTATGGATGGTGATTGGCAAGATATCATCTCTCTTTCTGAGTTGCGGGGTGACAAAGGCGACAAGGGCGAGAAAGGTGACAAGGGTGACACTGGTGAGGCCGGAGCTGCTGGTAAAGATGGTAAAAACGGTGTGAACACAGGACAGCGTGGAGCTAACGGTCGGGATGGAGCGAATGGTAAAAACGGTGCGACCGGGCCAAAAGGTGACACCGGCGCGACCGGTGCTCAGGGTCCAGCTGGTCCACGGGGCCAAAAGGGTGACAAGGGCGAGAAGGGCGATGCCAATGGTGTCGTCGGTCCGGCTGGCCCACAGGGTCCCAAAGGCGACAAAGGTGACACTGGCCAACAGGGTCAAAAAGGTGATAAGGGCGACAAAGGTGATACTGGCGCCAAGGGAGATAAAGGAGACGCCGGCGCTAAGGGTGACAAGGGCGAGAAGGGCGATGCCGGCCAACAGGGTGCTAAAGGTGATACTGGAGCGACGGGCGCACAAGGCCAAAAGGGTGATGCTGGTAACGATGGGCGAGAGATCGAGTTACAGAAAACCGCGTTGTATATACAGTGGCGCTACAGGGGTGATGCTACTTGGAATAACCTCATTGCATTATCTGACTTGAAGGGTCCGAAGGGCGATAAAGGTGATACCGGTCCACAAGGTCCTGCTGGCCCGCAAGGTGCAGCAGGGTCTCAAGGTGCAACCGGTGCACAAGGTTCTCAGGGGCCTGCTGGTCCACAAGGCCCGAAGGGCGACACTGGCCCTGCCGGCCCACAGGGCCCAGCTGGTCCACAAGGCCAAAAAGGCGAGAAAGGCGAAAAAGGTAATGATGGCCCACAAGGTCCTGCAGGTCCTCAGGGAGCCAAAGGTGATACCGGTCCGGTAGGTCCAGTCGGTCCCGCCGGCCCACAAGGACTCAAAGGCGCTAAAGGTGATACTGGAGCGACAGGCGCTCAAGGTCAAAAAGGCGACAAGGGCGACACCGGCCCAGTAGGTCCTCAGGGCCTGCCCGGTCCCCAGGGTATACCAGGTGTTAAGGGGGATAAAGGTGACACTGGTCCAGCGGGGCCACGGGGTCCACAGGGCGCTAAGGGTGACAAAGGCGAGTCAGGAGCCAAGGGCGACACTGGCCCTGTCGGCCCGCAAGGAGCTAAGGGAGATGCCGGTGCACCTGGAGCTAAAGGTCCGAAGGGCGACGCTGGTCCCCAAGGATAAAAGGGTGATAAAGGTGAAAAGGGTGAAGCTGGTGCAAATGCAACAGTCAATGTGACAAATAGTACTCAGCCATGTTCGACCAAGCTCAACGTTACGGGCAATGGTACACCAAATATTGGACTGACGTTTACCGGATCAAATATTCCGGCTGGTGGGTCAATTGGTCAGGTGTTGATGAAAAAGTCGGCGGCAGATTGTGATGTTGCGTGGAGAAGCTTGCCGCAAGAAACGATGTTTGCTGGCTCGATCGGTGTCGGTAATGGTAACATCACGGCGGTGAATATTAATGCTGACACTTATACAGCCATTCCGATGACAACGATCACCACGAATACCGGCGGTGGCACCTGGGATCCAGTGAATCACACGTATACCATTCCAAGCGACGGTGTATATTTCATCCGTTCCAGTATTCGTACCGTTGACAACTCGCCGATGCGTAACATTTACCAAATTGTTAATGATGTGAACGGTGATCGTCCAGAGGGCACGTGGTCATCTAACCAAGCTGGTGTCCGTCGTTCGACGCTGCCATATTCACGGATGATGCGGGCCACGGCTGGCACCAAACTAAAGTTGATCGTCGTATCAGACCTCCAGAGTGTGCAACTTAGCGACGCAAGCCTGACAATCACCAAGCTTTCAAACTAGTGAAGTTAGCAGTCAAGTTAGCGAGATAAATTATCGTATATCTGCTACAATGATACCATGTTAGATATTCGCTTTATTCGAGATAACGCCGAGGCAGTGCAGACTGCGGCGAAACACAAGGGGTGTGACGTGTCTATTGCGACATTGTTGCAATTAGACGACGAGCGTCGTGAGGCGCAGCGGCAGGTTGATGAGTTGCGCCAGCAGCGTAATGAGATTGCTGCGCAGATGAAGGGCGGCAAGCCTGAGCCGGGTCTGATTGAGCAGGGCAAGGCCATCAAGGCCAAGCTGAGCGGGCTTGAAGCTCAGTTGAGTGACATCGAGGGACGCTTTATAGCACTGCTAAAGCAAGTCCCCAATATGCCGCACGCTGACGTGCCAGTTGGTCTCAGCGAGGACGAGAATGTGGAAGTCAAGGTCGTCGGCGACATTCCAACCTTTGATTTTGCGCCGAAAAATCACTACGAAATTGCCGAGGCAAAAGGCTGGCTCGACAAAGAGCGGGCCGCCAAGGTTGCTGGTGCTCGTTTTGCTTATATCATGGGGGATTTGGTGTTGTTGCAACAGGCGATTATCCAGTTTGTGATCACATCTCTCACGAACCCAGCGGTGATCAAAGAGATTGCCGAAAAGGCTGGCCTTGATGTCAACACAAAACCATTCATCCCAGTACTGCCGCCATTGATGATCCGGACTGAGCCGTATGATCAGATGGATCGCCTCCAGCCGAGTGATGATCGCTACAAGATTGAGGGCGAGGAACTGTGGCTACAGGGAAGTGCTGAGCATGTGCTCGGTAGTATGCATGCTAGTGAGATTTTTGACGCCAAGCAGTTGCCGTTACGATACCTAGGCTTTGCGACTAGTTTTCGAAAAGAAGCAGGGACCTATGGTAAGGACATGGAGGGTCTGATTCGGATGCACCAGTTTGATAAGCTGGAGATGGAGAGCTTCACCGAGGCGAAGGATAGTTATAACGAGCACCTGCTATTTATCGCGATTCAAGAATGGCTTTTGGCTCAGCTCAAGCTACCGTACCATGTCCTGATGAAATGCACTGCTGATATCGGCAAGCCAAATGCGCGCGGTGTTGACATGGAAGTCTGGCTACCGGGTCAGGGCAAGTACCGCGAGACGCATACTGCTGATTACATGACGGATTATCAGGCGCGCCGCTTGATGACGCGGGTGCGCACGGACAACGGAGTTGAATTGATCCACACGAATGATGCGACGGCCTTTGCGCTGGGACGCTGCATGGTGGCGATTATCGAAAATTACCAGACCGCAGAGGGTGATGTCGTGATACCAGAAGCACTTCGTCCGTATATGAATGGCCGCGAGATGATATAATGGAGTCTAGGAGGGTATATGGCACTGACGAACGATGACAAGCAATGGATCAAGGGTGCGATCGCTGATGGCATGGTTGAAGGCAGACTACAGGCACTGACGAACGACATTAAAGAGATATACGATGTTATTTACGGTAAGCCGAACAAATCATTTATGAGCGCCAGCTTTGCCAAAATGTCATCGAAAGAAAAGCTGCTCGTGATTAACGAAGAATTACTAAAAATGGCGAAGGACGCGGGCGTTGTTTTGCCGCGCTAGCACGTGATAAGAGGAGGAACCATGATCAAAGATATTACCATTACTGGCGTCAAATACGAATTGACGGACACCACAAAGAAATACGTCGAGCGCAAAATCGGTGCGTTGGGCAAGTACTTGCCACGACATGCCCGCAAGAGCGCCACCGCTGACGTGAAGATTAAGCAGATTGATAATCCTGGCGGCAACAAGTACGAGGTTGAGGTGATTATCAATGTGCCAGACAAGAAAATCACCGCTAAAGATTCGACAATGAATGTGCTAGCAGCAGTCGATATCGTTGAGGCGAAGCTGAATGGGCAGCTACGTAAGTATAAGGATGATGTGTTGGCGCACGTTGGCAGCAGCCGCAGCGTACTGGCACGGTTCAAGCGCGGTTTCCAGCGCGAGCAGTAGAAGGGGTTTAAATCAACCCCTTTAATTTTCTAGCCCTGCACGGTATAATTGTATACAGTTTTGAAAATGCCTGAAAGTGAGGGAGTTTTGAGTTTATGGCAATGACACAACAAAAGGCGCTGAGTAAGATTTTTGGCGATCCGCAGAAGAAGATTTTGAAGCGGCTGCAGAAGCAAGTTGACGTAATTAACGGTCTGTCTGAGAAATATGAAAAAATGTCGGACAAAGAGCTGCAGGAACAAACGGAAGCACTGAAGAAGCGTTTGACAAAGAAGAATGTGACGCTGGACACTATTTTGCCAGACGCCTTTGCAGTGGTGCGCGAAGCCGCCAAGCGCGTCATCGGCGAGCGTCCGTACGATGTCCAGCTAATCGGCGGCATGGTTCTTCATGAGGGCAATGTGGCCGAGATGAAGACTGGCGAGGGTAAGACTTTGGTGGCGACGCTGCCGACGTACCTCAATGCGCTGGAGGAAAAGGGCGTTCACGTGGTGACCGTCAATGATTATCTGGCGCAGCGCGACGCTGGCTGGATGGGTCAGGTGTATGACTTTTTGGGCTTGACAACTGGCGTGATCATCAACGAAGCGTCGTTTATCTATGACAAAGAGTATGATAATGAGCATCACGACGATCCGCGCATGCGTAAGCTCCGCCCAGTCACTCGTAAGGAAGCTTATGCGGCGGACATTACATATGGTACCAACAACGAGTTTGGCTTTGATTATTTGCGCGATAACATGGTGAACGACGTTGACTTATTACGTCAGCGCGAGCTGAACTTTGCTATCGTTGACGAGGTGGACTCAATTTTGATCGACGAAGCGCGTACGCCGCTGATCATCTCGGCGCCAGCAGCGGAAAACCCGGATAATTACTACACCTTCGCCAAAGTTGCCAGTAAATTAGTACCAGAGGACTATGTTTTGGACGAAAAGCGCCGCAGCGTGGCCTTGACCGACGAGGGCGTGGAAAAAGTCCAAAAACTGCTGGGAATAAAAAATTTGTACACGCCAGACCACGTGCGCAGCGTTTACCACATGGATCAGGCATTGCGAGCACAAACATTGTTCAAGCGTGACAAAGATTACGTGGTGACTAATGACGGCGAGGTGATTATCGTTGATGAGCACACCGGTCGTTTGATGCAAGGACGCCGCTACAACGAAGGCCTGCACCAGGCAATTGAGGCCAAAGAAGGCGTACCAGTGCTGGAAGAAAGCATGACGCTGGCGACCATTTCGTTCCAGAATTATTTCCGTTTGTACAATAAATTGAGCGGTATGACCGGTACGGCGTTCACCGAGGCGGAGGAGTTTCAACAAATTTATTCACTGGATGTCATTCAGATTCCACCGAACAAACCAGTGATTCGCGACGACAAAGAAGACCTGATTTTCAAGACCGAAAAGGGCAAGCTGAAGGCAGTCGCCGAAGCCATCAAGGATTATCACAAGCAAGGCCGGCCAGTGTTGGTTGGTTCTGGCTCGATTGCCAAGAATGAGCAGATTGCCAAATATTTGGAAAAAGAAGGCATCAAGTTTGAGATTTTGAACGCCAAGAATAATGAGCGCGAGGCGGCTATCATCGAGAAGGCTGGTGAAAAGGGCGCGATTACCCTAGCGACAAACATTGCTGGACGTGGTACTGACATTAAGCTCGGCAAGGGCGTCAAGGAATTGGGCGGCTTGGTGGTGATCGGTTCAGAGCGGCACGAGTCACGACGCATCGACAATCAGCTGCGCGGTCGCGGCGGTCGTCAGGGCGACCCGGGCGAGACGCAGTTCTATGTATCGACCGAGGATGATTTGATGCGAATTTTCCAGGGCGAGCGAATCGCAGCGCTGATGGATCGGTTGGGAGTCGACGAGGAAACGCCAATCCAAAACCGCGCCGTGTCAAAGACGTTGGAGGCAGCCCAGAAACGCGTCGAGGGCTACAACTTTGATACGCGCAAAAGTGTTGTTCAGTATGACAACGTGATTAATCGCCACCGCCGCGTGGTATACGTCATGCGCCGCAAGATCTTGGAGGGCGACAATATTAAGCCGGAGATTGAACGCTTACTGCGAGCGAAAGTTCATGAACTGGCAGCGCTGCCAACTAAGAATAATCCGGAGTTTGTCGAAGAATTTACGTCGGCCTTTCCGGTCGATGAGGCGGCCGTGCGCAAGGTTGGCCGCGAGAAAAAAGACCGTCCACGCCTCCAGAAAGCCCTGAAACTAGCACACCAGGCCTACCGGGAAAAAGATGAAGAAATCGGTACTGAAGAGTTACGCGGTGTAGAGCGCGAGGTGTATATGGCGGTGCTCGACACCCTGTGGATGCAGCACCTAGAGAATATGCAACACCTACGCGAAGGGATCCACTGGCGCAGCGTTGGCCAGCGCGATCCATTGGTAGAATACCGGGCGGAGTCACAAAAATTGTTCACCAGCCTTCAGGAAAATCTGCGTAACGAAGTTCTGAACACAATTTTTCATATTCATAAATCTGACGCGGTGATTCGCCAGTCGCAGGATGATGAGTATGATACCGAGCTAACGCGCCTAGCCGAAAGTGCAGTTGAGCGCGGTGTCAATGAAGTTGGTGCGGGCGAGGAAAATCGCGACGGTGACTTTTCGGTGAAAAAGGGTAAATCTAACGCTGAGTCGAACCGCGCTAAAAACCAAGCACGCAAGAAGAAAAAAGCGCAGCGCCAAAACCGCAAAAAGAACCGCAAATAAATCTAAAACCGGTGGGCAGAGAGCGACAGACAGATGAAACATACGGTCAAAGAAATAAAATTGAAAAATGGTGCGAAAGGCCTGTTCATTGATGTGCCGGATGCGACGGTGATGAGCTTTCAGGTGCAGTTTCGAGCGGGCAATCGCTACGTTCGCGGCAAGGACATCTACGAGACGGCGCACATCATGGAGCACATGGCGTTTGGGGCGAATGAGAAGTTTCGTTCGGAGCACGCGTATGAGCAGGAGTTTACCAAGAATGGCGCCTATCATAATGCGTTCACCTCTGATTATTCAATGGTGTATGAGGCCGCCTGCGCGGATTTTGAGTGGGATCGGATTTTGGAATTACAGCGGCTGGCAATTACTACGCCGCGCTTTAATGCCGAAGAACTAGAGGCCGAGAAAGGTAACGTTCGGAGCGAGCTGACCGGCTATCTCAATAACCACAACCGCGTGATGTGGCCGCGGGTGCAGCAAGCGCTGGGCGAGGATATTTTGACATATAATCAGCGGCTGAAAACGATTGACGCGATCACGCTAAAGGATATCAAGGAGCATCATCGGCGGACGCATACGCTCAACAATATGCGATTTGTGGTGGCGGGCAAGTTGACTGGGCGGATGGCGACGATTCGTGAATCGCTGGAGCAGTGGCAGCTAGAGCCGGGCGAGCGGTTTACCATTCCGCACGATAACCTGTCGAGTGCCGCACCGATTTTTATCCGCCGCAAGGAGGCCTCGAATCTGACATTCGGCTGGTCGATGAATTTGCCGCGTGAGCTGAGCGATGAGGATTCTGATGCTATGGGCTGCTTGAATCATATCTTGACCGGGACGATGAGCTCGCGGATTTTCGGGGCGGCGCGCAAGAAGGGGCTGGCTTACGGCGTGTTCAGCGACACCTCGGTCGGGTTTTATGATTCGGCCTGGGACTTTGGCGGCCAGGTCAACCTCGAGACAGCAGAGGCGCTGTTCGATATCATCGTGCGTGAGCTGCGCCGGGTGCTGAACGGGACGATCACCT
Coding sequences:
- a CDS encoding ABC transporter ATP-binding protein encodes the protein MIELKNVTKIYGKKKNQFTALKNVSLTIPTGASVAILGKSGSGKSTLMHAISGLDRPQHGQVIIDGQDILQLKPKRVDEFRAKKIGFIFQSFFVQGNESVVDNVSLPLEIARVPRKKRAHKINAALKAVDLYDKRKNRAKDLSGGQKQRLAIARAIVGDPQIIFADEPTGNLDSETGAKVEELLFDYNKQKGVTLIVVTHDADLAKKCDHQIIIKDGRIEKSTVPGGMKHGR
- a CDS encoding PadR family transcriptional regulator, which produces MDVSAYAESLAIQLRKGFLVYCVLLVCAKQPQYTGDIVKQLSESELMVVEGTIYPLLSRLQKYGYLQHEWQESEQGPPRKYYSLTDNGKQLVDELKDRIKLLNNSLKNLEKGAKR
- a CDS encoding PspC domain-containing protein — translated: MKEITRIHLAKTPFSMEVDAKKSLEKYLNLIQKNMHAEPEAMREIEARMVELLAERGVSKDGVISHDDVLAVQKQMGEPRDFSDDDETVETDDEPERSERSERSERRLMRDTERALIGGVCAGIAAYWGTNPLWVRLLFIFSPFITFGAAVLIYIVMWLSVPEARTASDKLQMRGKAVTFDSLKRQASRNEPSVGRNSNTGHTAAKVFRFILGVGILMVTLGLFIALIVGAVSGIAVIGLLDGLYAQSWAWGLWVSLFIGGVAAVWLGAILSHSAFTWTLKRLSVIMTVVALVVGALSVSGMTLFGVGMANELARDEERLTKVVPVELPSDMKGVKYVHVEGEDVSLHFGDTTRGDIKVELRYIDLKGKRQQPKVSAVRDGDKLVLRVENQRNRCRTTWFGLSPELDVNCFGFVRLHVSGPLSPSPAPQSSDA
- a CDS encoding undecaprenyl-diphosphate phosphatase; the encoded protein is MAWWQAIILGIIEGVTEFLPVSSTGHLTIVEKLMGMRIDDPSLTAFTAVIQIGAILAAIIYFWGDIWRVLSAWWRGLWWKRARRQFDYVYGWAIIIGSVPIAVIGLLFKDQVETVLRSLWFVAVALIGWSLVMWWADKRSEKTNHRSEQQTTWRDTLAIGVGQCLALIPGISRSGATISVGLLRGFDRVTVTKLSFFLGIPALVAAGLLEMLTASKHIAGGVGWTATGLATIVSFVVGYIAISWLLKFVARNDFSLFIWYRVGLGGLIIVLLMSGAISAV
- the serS gene encoding serine--tRNA ligase translates to MLDIRFIRDNAEAVQTAAKHKGCDVSIATLLQLDDERREAQRQVDELRQQRNEIAAQMKGGKPEPGLIEQGKAIKAKLSGLEAQLSDIEGRFIALLKQVPNMPHADVPVGLSEDENVEVKVVGDIPTFDFAPKNHYEIAEAKGWLDKERAAKVAGARFAYIMGDLVLLQQAIIQFVITSLTNPAVIKEIAEKAGLDVNTKPFIPVLPPLMIRTEPYDQMDRLQPSDDRYKIEGEELWLQGSAEHVLGSMHASEIFDAKQLPLRYLGFATSFRKEAGTYGKDMEGLIRMHQFDKLEMESFTEAKDSYNEHLLFIAIQEWLLAQLKLPYHVLMKCTADIGKPNARGVDMEVWLPGQGKYRETHTADYMTDYQARRLMTRVRTDNGVELIHTNDATAFALGRCMVAIIENYQTAEGDVVIPEALRPYMNGREMI
- the raiA gene encoding ribosome-associated translation inhibitor RaiA produces the protein MIKDITITGVKYELTDTTKKYVERKIGALGKYLPRHARKSATADVKIKQIDNPGGNKYEVEVIINVPDKKITAKDSTMNVLAAVDIVEAKLNGQLRKYKDDVLAHVGSSRSVLARFKRGFQREQ
- the secA gene encoding preprotein translocase subunit SecA yields the protein MTQQKALSKIFGDPQKKILKRLQKQVDVINGLSEKYEKMSDKELQEQTEALKKRLTKKNVTLDTILPDAFAVVREAAKRVIGERPYDVQLIGGMVLHEGNVAEMKTGEGKTLVATLPTYLNALEEKGVHVVTVNDYLAQRDAGWMGQVYDFLGLTTGVIINEASFIYDKEYDNEHHDDPRMRKLRPVTRKEAYAADITYGTNNEFGFDYLRDNMVNDVDLLRQRELNFAIVDEVDSILIDEARTPLIISAPAAENPDNYYTFAKVASKLVPEDYVLDEKRRSVALTDEGVEKVQKLLGIKNLYTPDHVRSVYHMDQALRAQTLFKRDKDYVVTNDGEVIIVDEHTGRLMQGRRYNEGLHQAIEAKEGVPVLEESMTLATISFQNYFRLYNKLSGMTGTAFTEAEEFQQIYSLDVIQIPPNKPVIRDDKEDLIFKTEKGKLKAVAEAIKDYHKQGRPVLVGSGSIAKNEQIAKYLEKEGIKFEILNAKNNEREAAIIEKAGEKGAITLATNIAGRGTDIKLGKGVKELGGLVVIGSERHESRRIDNQLRGRGGRQGDPGETQFYVSTEDDLMRIFQGERIAALMDRLGVDEETPIQNRAVSKTLEAAQKRVEGYNFDTRKSVVQYDNVINRHRRVVYVMRRKILEGDNIKPEIERLLRAKVHELAALPTKNNPEFVEEFTSAFPVDEAAVRKVGREKKDRPRLQKALKLAHQAYREKDEEIGTEELRGVEREVYMAVLDTLWMQHLENMQHLREGIHWRSVGQRDPLVEYRAESQKLFTSLQENLRNEVLNTIFHIHKSDAVIRQSQDDEYDTELTRLAESAVERGVNEVGAGEENRDGDFSVKKGKSNAESNRAKNQARKKKKAQRQNRKKNRK
- a CDS encoding insulinase family protein yields the protein MKHTVKEIKLKNGAKGLFIDVPDATVMSFQVQFRAGNRYVRGKDIYETAHIMEHMAFGANEKFRSEHAYEQEFTKNGAYHNAFTSDYSMVYEAACADFEWDRILELQRLAITTPRFNAEELEAEKGNVRSELTGYLNNHNRVMWPRVQQALGEDILTYNQRLKTIDAITLKDIKEHHRRTHTLNNMRFVVAGKLTGRMATIRESLEQWQLEPGERFTIPHDNLSSAAPIFIRRKEASNLTFGWSMNLPRELSDEDSDAMGCLNHILTGTMSSRIFGAARKKGLAYGVFSDTSVGFYDSAWDFGGQVNLETAEALFDIIVRELRRVLNGTITSEDIENAKSYALGRYQMGAQTVAQVSNFYTGRYFADDFVKDYEGVPTAILAVTADQIVRVAREFFAANTWVLAGVSSGDKELLGRLQEKLEGLFG